AAATGGTCGCTCGACGCTTCCATCCATTTGGCCTGCGCCACACCCGGCAGGCACAGAAACGCGCACAACAACGCAAGAAACCGCATGGCCCCTCCCCCCAAGGTTAACGTGCTCTCGAAGCTATCGCCTGAACGCGGATAACGCTACTCCGGATTGCAATCGCCCTTGCGGTCTTCCTGTTTGCCGCTGGCGAGGAACCAGCGCGCATGATCAGCCGATGTGCTTTCGTTGAAATAGCAGACGTCCGTGGCCCCGGTCGCGGGATCGACCATCACCAGCCACTGGTGCGGGCCGCAATTGTGCTGTTCGCAGCCCCAGCCGGAAACCTTGCCGTCGATCAGGGCGATCGGGGCGGTCGGTCCGGCCCAGCCGAGCACCGCATTACGCGCGGCGGCATCGGTCACGCTCTTGCGGATACCGGCTTTCACCATGGGATGATCGGACCAGGTCACGCCATCGATCTTGTCGAACGGAAACTTCCCGACATAGGCAGCCAGCCCGCCGCCTGCCGCAGGCGCAGGGCCAGTTGCCGCAGCAGGTGCCGGGGCAGCGCCGGGGGCAGAGGCAGCCGGTGCCTCGGGCTGGGCCGGGGCGGCGGGCGCAGCGGCACCGGGCGCCCCCGCATCCTTGCCCGAAATCGCCGCGTTATCCCCGGTCGCATCGCAGGCCGTCAGGGCAACAGCCCCCAGTGCAAGCGCCACACCGGCCAAAAGCGACTGCAACCCCACTATCCCTCGCCCCATGTGCAACCTCCTGTTTCCATCAGCCGTCAGGCCGCGAAGGGGAAAATATACTGCCGCCGCACCATAGGCCAGCGTCCCAGCACCTCATGCCGCTGTTCCCCATCGATCGAATGGACCAGCTGAAATTCGTCCGCCAGCCAGCCGATCGGATCGATCGGCACAGTGGTGCCCGCCCATCCCCGATGCGGTCCGCGATAGGCGAGATGGATATGCAGCCTGAATTTGTACGTGTCAGGCTGTTCCCAGACCACCCCGGCCCGCAGCAGATGATCGCACAAGGCGCGGTGAAATGCGCCCGCCCCGCGCAGCCCGGCACGCGGTTTCAACGCTACACCATTGCCCTGCCCCGGGCCGATCTGGTCGAATTCCATGCGGAAAGGTTCAACATCAAAACGGCCCAGCGCCGCGATCAGATGGGCCACACGCTCGTCCGTCCATGTCGCCCAAAGGCCCAGCGGCAACATGGTGCAGTGATAACGGTTGGCCCCGAAATGCGGGCTGACGCCATGGGCATCGCGGCAGGCCACACAGTCCGCGCGCTGCATCGGCGGCACCTTGATCATGACATGGAGCTTGGTTTGCCGGGACAGGGTGTGGGGCATGAGCGGAATCCGAATCTCTTTTCGTTCCCTATACGTTCTCAATTTCCCATACATTTGTCAAACAACCGCCGCAGGGGTTCGCTTCCCCCGCGGCCGTTGTGTCGGGCCCTCTCGGCCAGCTGGTTCAGCCAGTCGGTTCAGGCAGTCGGTTCGGGCAGTGCATCAACGGCAACGCACGTTGTTGCGCTGGCCACGGCTGACACCAGCGCCCACGGCCGCACCGCCAACAGCCCCGATCACGGTGCCGAGCGTCTTGGAATCACCCGGCGCGATGATATTGCCCAGCACGCCCCCGGCCAGCCCGCCAATGATCAGGCCAGTCGATCCATCGGAACGGCGGCAATAATAGCGCCCGTCACGCCCGCGATAGACACGATCTTCGTTGGACAGGCGCCGTTCGCGATAGCGGCGGTCCTGACGGTAGTAGCGGTCGGCATAATAACGTCCGTCGTTGGGATCGGGCCTGTTCCAGTCATAGTTGCCGTAACGCCCGTAATACTCGTTGTCGTAATAGCCCCAACCATCGTCATTGCTGCCATAGCCGTAACCATCGGTCACACAGCCACCCAATGCCATGGTTGCGGCTGCCAGCGGGATAAGAACGAGCTTTTTCATTATCAGCTTCCCTTCAGATCATCCGAAGAGAAAACCGCCCGATCCGCGCTCCGTTCCCGATCGTAGTCATGGCAGGGGGTACATGCACGCCAGACATGCCAAACGGCTTCCCCCAACAGGCGCGAAACCGGCTGCTTCGCGGCGCCTGCTGCGCCGGATCGACGATCGTCAACGGCTTTGACAAGACCCGGTGCGCGCCATAAGAATCCGGGAAAAGGGGTCGGGGGACTTGGGCAAGAAATACGACGAGGTCACGCTGACCTATCTGCCGCTATTGGCGCTGATGACGATGGCTCTGCTGGGCTGCCTGATGCTGGTCGGTTTTGCCGTGCTGATTATCGCGCTGGAATGAGGCGCGGGGTGCGGCACAAGAACTGCATCGGGCGCACAGGCTGGGTCAGACGCTGAAGATGCCGCCGCATTCCTCAGTCAGGAACAGTTCCGCCTCAATCCGCCAGGTACCGTCGAAACACCGCCATTTCGCGGTATAGGACCCTGCGGCAAAATCTGCTGCCGCCGTGCGCGAAACACCCCGCCAGCGCCCGTGTTCCATGGCAATGGGGGCGACGGGCGACACGATCACCTGCGCGGGCATGCGTTCGTAGACCACGCGATCCGGGCTGGCGAAATCGCGCTTCCACACCGCCAGTTGCGCCTTGCGACCAGCCAGCACCGCGCTGTCCGTCCCGGCCACAAGCATCGCCTTGTCAGCCAATACCGCGCCAACGCCCGCAAGATCGCCTTCGGCCAGCGCCCGGTTGAACGCCGCGCGGGCGGTGCGAATGGCCAGTTCGGCCCCTGCGGACAGGCTCATCGACAGTCTCCTTCTCCCTGCGCCATCGCCGTTCCGCCACGGCGAGGCAATGGGAAACACGTCGATAGGGGGGCGTCGCTGGCGCGGACCTGCTATTTTTCCAGCCACGCGATCAGGGCCTGCGCGGCGGCGGGTGCGCGTTCCTTCGCCCCGTTGATAAAGAACACGAAAGTATCGCGCCCGGCCTGTGCCCAGCCGCGTGCGCGTGTGGCCCAGCGATCCAGTTCCGCAGC
This genomic window from Caenibius tardaugens NBRC 16725 contains:
- a CDS encoding 2'-5' RNA ligase family protein encodes the protein MPHTLSRQTKLHVMIKVPPMQRADCVACRDAHGVSPHFGANRYHCTMLPLGLWATWTDERVAHLIAALGRFDVEPFRMEFDQIGPGQGNGVALKPRAGLRGAGAFHRALCDHLLRAGVVWEQPDTYKFRLHIHLAYRGPHRGWAGTTVPIDPIGWLADEFQLVHSIDGEQRHEVLGRWPMVRRQYIFPFAA
- a CDS encoding glycine zipper 2TM domain-containing protein; protein product: MKKLVLIPLAAATMALGGCVTDGYGYGSNDDGWGYYDNEYYGRYGNYDWNRPDPNDGRYYADRYYRQDRRYRERRLSNEDRVYRGRDGRYYCRRSDGSTGLIIGGLAGGVLGNIIAPGDSKTLGTVIGAVGGAAVGAGVSRGQRNNVRCR
- a CDS encoding nuclear transport factor 2 family protein, which gives rise to MSLSAGAELAIRTARAAFNRALAEGDLAGVGAVLADKAMLVAGTDSAVLAGRKAQLAVWKRDFASPDRVVYERMPAQVIVSPVAPIAMEHGRWRGVSRTAAADFAAGSYTAKWRCFDGTWRIEAELFLTEECGGIFSV